In Arthrobacter ramosus, one DNA window encodes the following:
- a CDS encoding ABC transporter family substrate-binding protein, which yields MRFGRTSKAVGIAAIAAIALSACAGNSGGNTPSTGAAKTGGTATVVEVNAFNTFNPNTADGNTDINSKVSYATHSGFYYIDNKLNVVHNDKFGKMEKVSDNPLTVKYTINDGVKWSDGTPVSAADLLLQWAAFSGYYDDADSKAKTGTSYFSYAGDNTGLSLTDFPEISNNNKTLTLKYSKPFADWEIVLGGPGIDVPAHVLAQKAGLKDTQALIDFFKSKPRGDSKAPLPADPKLKAMSDMWNTGFDTKTLPADPTLFLSNGPYIVKSMNQDQSLTMVRNKDYNWGPTPNLDEITVRYIGSAPAQVQALKNGEADIIAPQASADTLDQLKALSSQGVTVDQGNQLAFDHLDLNFSGPLADQNVRTAFMKTVPRKDIVNKIIGKLDPNAKPLDSQIFVPQQAAYADSAKNNGSSAFQDVDIDGAKKLLNGATPEIRIMYNKDNPNRVDAFSLIRESATKAGFKIVDGGLGASDWGKALGKGGYDATIFGWINPGVGVSGVPQIFKTAGGNNFNQFSNTDADKLMEQLVVTTDRSKQDDLQKQIDKKIWDSSYGVPLFQSVNVDAYSDRITGVKLMPNQTGVWWNFWEWAQK from the coding sequence ATGCGTTTCGGACGTACTTCCAAAGCAGTGGGTATTGCGGCAATCGCCGCGATCGCACTGAGCGCCTGTGCCGGCAATTCCGGTGGCAATACCCCATCCACCGGAGCAGCCAAGACGGGTGGCACGGCCACTGTGGTCGAGGTCAACGCTTTCAACACGTTCAACCCCAACACAGCCGACGGCAATACTGACATCAACTCCAAGGTCAGCTACGCAACGCACTCGGGCTTCTACTACATCGACAACAAGCTGAACGTCGTTCACAACGACAAGTTCGGCAAGATGGAGAAGGTCTCGGACAACCCGCTGACCGTCAAGTACACCATCAACGATGGTGTGAAGTGGTCGGACGGCACCCCGGTCTCCGCAGCTGACCTCCTCCTGCAGTGGGCGGCCTTCTCCGGTTACTACGACGACGCCGATTCCAAGGCCAAGACGGGTACGTCCTACTTCTCGTACGCTGGTGACAACACGGGCCTCAGCCTGACGGACTTCCCGGAGATCAGCAACAACAACAAGACCCTCACGCTTAAGTACTCCAAGCCGTTCGCTGACTGGGAGATCGTGCTTGGTGGTCCAGGCATTGACGTTCCTGCCCACGTCCTCGCCCAGAAGGCCGGCCTGAAGGACACCCAGGCCTTGATTGACTTCTTCAAGAGCAAGCCGCGCGGAGATTCCAAGGCACCGCTTCCCGCGGATCCGAAGCTGAAGGCAATGTCGGACATGTGGAACACAGGCTTCGATACGAAGACGCTTCCCGCAGACCCGACCCTGTTCCTCTCAAACGGTCCTTACATCGTCAAGAGCATGAACCAGGACCAGTCCCTCACTATGGTCCGCAACAAGGACTACAACTGGGGACCGACTCCAAACCTTGACGAAATCACCGTCCGGTACATCGGTTCCGCGCCGGCCCAGGTCCAGGCCCTCAAGAACGGCGAGGCGGACATCATTGCCCCGCAGGCTTCCGCCGACACGCTTGACCAGTTGAAGGCACTCTCCAGCCAGGGCGTCACCGTCGATCAAGGCAACCAGCTGGCCTTCGACCACTTGGACCTGAACTTCTCGGGTCCGCTGGCCGACCAGAACGTGCGTACCGCCTTCATGAAGACGGTGCCCCGCAAGGACATCGTCAACAAGATCATCGGCAAGCTTGATCCGAACGCGAAGCCGCTGGACTCCCAGATCTTCGTTCCCCAGCAGGCGGCCTACGCTGATTCCGCCAAGAACAATGGCTCCTCGGCCTTCCAGGACGTGGACATTGATGGTGCCAAGAAGCTCCTGAACGGTGCTACTCCGGAAATCCGGATCATGTACAACAAGGACAACCCGAACCGTGTTGACGCTTTCTCGCTGATCCGCGAATCCGCCACCAAGGCCGGCTTCAAGATCGTCGACGGCGGCTTGGGCGCCTCTGACTGGGGCAAGGCCTTGGGCAAGGGCGGCTATGACGCAACCATCTTCGGCTGGATCAACCCGGGTGTCGGAGTCTCCGGCGTTCCGCAGATCTTCAAGACCGCTGGTGGCAACAACTTTAACCAGTTCAGCAACACCGATGCGGACAAGCTGATGGAGCAGCTCGTGGTCACCACCGACCGCAGCAAGCAGGACGATCTCCAGAAGCAGATCGATAAGAAGATCTGGGACAGCTCTTACGGTGTTCCGCTCTTCCAGTCAGTGAACGTGGACGCCTACAGCGACCGCATCACCGGCGTGAAGCTCATGCCGAACCAGACTGGTGTTTGGTGGAACTTCTGGGAGTGGGCTCAGAAGTAA